Part of the Salinimonas iocasae genome, CGTTTTTATTTTGCCTCAGGGAAGCGGCATGAATCTTAAAGTACTATTGATAGCACTTGCTCTGATACCTCTCAATTCTCAGGCTGAGACACCGGCAACATCCGTTAGCGCCCAGGCAGACACTATCGTTTATTCCGGCGACATTTCTGATTCCGCCAATGAAGCGGTGCTATCACTGTTAAAGATGCATCCGCAAACACTTACTACGCTGGCGATCACCAGCCCGGGAGGCGAAGTTAACGCAGGGATGGACCTGGGCGACATGGTCTTTTCTCATCAGTTGAGTGTGAATATTGAAGATTATTGTTTGTCGTCATGCGCGAACTATGTGTTTACCGCGGCCCCACAACACCACATATCTAACCGGGCAGTGATCGGCTTTCATGGTGGCGTCACCGGCATGGAGGACTCATTTGATAACGTCGTCCTGACCATGCCGGAATCTCAACGTGCTGCGGCCAAGGCGACGTTTGCGAACTACATCCAAAGCGCCATCGAACGCCAACGACGATTTTTCAAAAAAATTGGCGTTGATCCTGCCATTACAACCCTCGGCCAGGCGCCAGTCTACGATCAGTACGAAGCGTCGGAAGCCTATGTGGGCTGGTATTACTCCATAGACGATTTATATACGTTGGGTGTTAAGCATATTGAAGTCATCAATCCGCCCTGGAAACAAAGAGATCTTTCACAGACAGTGAAATTTTTCAAAGTCAGCGTATCCGGCAGCGAATAGCTTCATTGGTTACTCCTACGCGTGCTCGCTGACGCTCTGGATGAAAAAACATTAAAAGCACAGGAATATGGGAATGGAAGGTGTTGTTAGTGAGGTAAGCAATAAACAATGCTAGACAGCCAGCCATAATTGGTGGCACATTATCGATGATTTTCTTTTAACACTTACAAAGGATGGTAAGGTTTTTTGCCCCCTTTGATCACGGACGAAATGATGAAATTCCAACGCGCACTTTTTGCATTACTGCCTTCTTTTTTACTTTTCGGCTGCAACTCAGACAGTACCGATTCCGGAGAAGTCTGCACAGCCGAAGCAGTACCTGCGATATCTGTATCAGTTATCGATGACCAAACCGGAGACTTGATATCCTGCGGCGCAACGTTGGAGATACAGGATACGGGTTTTGAGGAAACGGTGACCAACACCGACGGTGACAGTTGTGACAACAACGCGCCCCTTGAAGGTGCGTTCGAGCGGCCGGGCTATTACAACCTTACCGTTTATAAAGAGGGCTATGAATACTGGTATGAATACAACGTTGAAGTGCCCGACGGTGATGAATGTCATGTTGAAACAGTTGACCTCGAGGCACGTCTGATAAGCGCTGAATAGCGTAAAAGACGGTATTACAAAGCAAACGCGGGGGGCGCAGATGAAAATGTTTTTGGCAATATTTGCTGCGCTGTTATCTGCCATGATGTTGCCGGGTTGCGTTTTATCAGAAGAACACGCAGACACGATGACACCAACAGTAGACATGGGCGCAACCTGCCGACTTGAAACTTGCCCGGATTGTGCACCTGTTAATGCCTGCCCCTTGGATAAGCAGGAAATTCTCGGCGCCTCGTGCTCGTGCCCCACGCCTAACGGTATTCAGTACGGACAGGTCACCCGATAGCCCCTGCTTATTAACAACGAATGTGCTCAAACACGAAGAGAACCCAGTAATGCTTTCATTGAACGCGACCTTACTAGGCCAGGTTATTGCCGTTTTGATGGTAATAATGGCGATTGCCGGTTACTACCTGGGCAAAAGAAAAACCCAGACACCGGTATTGACTACAATCATTGCTATTGTCTCGTCACTTTTACCTCCACTTGCGCTGTTATTTCTGATGGCGCTGGTGCTTAAAAATGATGTGGCTGCGCAGTCTGATAATCTTTAGCAATGAGT contains:
- a CDS encoding carboxypeptidase-like regulatory domain-containing protein, which produces MMKFQRALFALLPSFLLFGCNSDSTDSGEVCTAEAVPAISVSVIDDQTGDLISCGATLEIQDTGFEETVTNTDGDSCDNNAPLEGAFERPGYYNLTVYKEGYEYWYEYNVEVPDGDECHVETVDLEARLISAE